The Perca fluviatilis chromosome 24, GENO_Pfluv_1.0, whole genome shotgun sequence genome has a window encoding:
- the pou3f3b gene encoding POU domain, class 3, transcription factor 3-B, with amino-acid sequence MATAASNPYLPSNSILSSGSLVHSDSGGGGMQPGSAAVTSGSGVYRGDPSVKMVQSDFMQGAMAASNGGHMLSHAHQWVTSLPHAAAAAAAAAVAAAEAGSPWSSSPVGMTGSPQQQDVKNPGRDDLHTGTALHHRPPHLAPHQTHAGAWGSTTAAHINSISGGQQQQQSLLYSQPGGFTVNGMLSPGSQSLVHPGLVRGDTPDLDHGSHHHHHHHQHQHHQHHGGVSSHDPHSDDDTPTSDDLEQFAKQFKQRRIKLGFTQADVGLALGTLYGNVFSQTTICRFEALQLSFKNMCKLKPLLNKWLEEADSSTGSPTSIDKIAAQGRKRKKRTSIEVSVKGALESHFLKCPKPSAQEITSLADNLQLEKEVVRVWFCNRRQKEKRMTPPGVAQTPEDVYSQVGNGHFLVDYLKDASEASDQRVTTTSSFHQVILAH; translated from the exons ATGGCCACCGCGGCTTCCAATCCTTATCTCCCCAGCAATAGCATCTTATCGTCCGGCTCCCTCGTGCACTCTGACTCTGGAGGTGGTGGCATGCAGCCGGGCAGTGCTGCGGTTACCTCGGGGTCTGGGGTCTACAGGGGAGACCCCTCAGTCAAGATGGTACAGAGTGACTTTATGCAAGGCGCAATGGCAGCGAGCAACGGGGGACACATGCTGAGCCATGCCCACCAGTGGGTGACATCCCTCCCGCACGCCGCAGCGGCCGCAGCAGCAGCCGCGGTGGCTGCAGCGGAGGCCGGTTCCCCCTGGTCGTCGAGTCCCGTCGGGATGACGGGCAGCCCGCAGCAGCAGGACGTGAAAAACCCCGGCAGAGACGATCTGCACACGGGCACCGCGCTGCACCACAGGCCCCCTCACTTAGCTCCCCATCAGACTCACGCCGGCGCTTGGGGGAGCACGACTGCGGCGCACATTAACTCCATATCCgggggacagcagcagcaacagtcGCTGCTCTACTCCCAGCCGGGGGGGTTCACTGTGAACGGGATGCTGAGTCCTGGGAGCCAGAGCCTGGTGCACCCGGGCTTGGTGAGGGGGGACACCCCGGATCTGGACCACGgcagccaccaccaccaccatcaccaccagcATCAGCATCACCAGCACCACGGCGGCGTCAGCAGCCACGACCCGCACTCGGACGACGACACGCCGACCTCGGACGACCTGGAGCAGTTCGCCAAGCAGTTCAAGCAGCGGAGGATCAAACTGGGCTTTACGCAGGCGGACGTCGGCTTGGCTTTGGGCACCCTGTACGGGAACGTTTTCTCTCAGACGACCATTTGCAGATTCGAGGCTCTGCAGCTCAGCTTCAAGAACATGTGCAAGCTCAAGCCTTTGTTGAACAAGTGGCTCGAGGAGGCCGACTCGTCCACTGGCAGCCCCACCAGCATCGACAAGATCGCGGCGCAGGGGAGGAAGCGAAAGAAGCGCACATCCATCGAAGTGAGCGTCAAAGGGGCTTTGGAGAGCCACttcctaaaatgccccaaaccTTCGGCCCAGGAGATCACCAGCCTGGCGGACAACTTGCAGCTGGAGAAAGAGGTGGTTAGAGTGTGGTTTTGCAATAGGAGACAGAAGGAAAAACGGATGACGCCCCCAGGAGTGGCGCAGACGCCGGAGGATGTGTACTCTCAGGTCGGCAAT GGGCATTTTTTAGTAGATTACTTAAAAGATGCAAGTGAAGCGAGCGACCAGAGGGTGACAACTACAAGTTCATTCCACCAGGTAATTTTGGCGCATTAA